The Providencia sp. PROV188 genome includes a region encoding these proteins:
- a CDS encoding UTRA domain-containing protein codes for MTSKPAYKQIQSYILRSIDLGIFKPETQIPTELELCAQFNVSRMTVNKAISELSQKGILNRIAGKGTFVATQKHELPVTKAFDIFDEISVSGNKYAGHQLQLKIIPATAEIALQLGVTEGSDIGYCKMLHFENDIPLMLEERYVNHGIAPEFVQQHFGNSETPSGYLQRHFPVSEMEHTIEAILANKPIAQALSIKEHAPCLQLSRRTWTGNTLISYVNMISAGSRYKLKLHSRIEN; via the coding sequence ATGACATCAAAACCGGCCTACAAGCAAATTCAATCTTACATTCTGCGGAGTATTGATTTAGGGATTTTCAAACCTGAAACTCAGATCCCCACTGAACTTGAGTTATGTGCCCAGTTTAATGTTAGCCGTATGACGGTAAATAAAGCGATTTCTGAACTCAGTCAAAAAGGCATCTTAAATCGGATTGCAGGAAAAGGGACTTTTGTCGCCACTCAAAAGCATGAGCTTCCCGTCACTAAAGCCTTTGATATTTTTGATGAAATTTCAGTTAGTGGGAATAAATATGCTGGTCACCAGTTACAGCTAAAAATCATCCCTGCCACCGCAGAAATTGCCCTACAACTTGGTGTCACAGAAGGCAGCGATATTGGCTACTGCAAAATGCTACATTTTGAAAATGACATTCCGCTGATGCTAGAAGAACGCTATGTAAATCATGGGATTGCCCCTGAATTTGTTCAGCAGCATTTTGGCAATAGTGAAACCCCAAGCGGCTATTTACAGCGCCATTTCCCTGTTAGTGAAATGGAGCACACCATTGAAGCAATTTTAGCCAATAAGCCTATCGCTCAGGCTTTATCCATCAAAGAACATGCTCCTTGTTTGCAGCTAAGTCGCCGCACATGGACGGGTAACACGTTGATCAGCTACGTCAATATGATCAGCGCAGGCTCACGCTATAAATTGAAATTACATTCCCGCATTGAGAATTAA
- a CDS encoding electron transfer flavoprotein-ubiquinone oxidoreductase: MTIDNSANISTSCARESMEFDVLIVGGGPAGLSAAIRIKQLSLQTDRELSVCLIDKGAEVGAHILSGAVIDPRGLNELLPDWQQTVSASLTSVSEDRFLWLKENKTSKLPLSLLPTCLKNQGNVIGSLGQVSAALAAEAEQLGVDIFPGFAATEILFDDAGQVIGVTTGDMGLDKQGNPTALYQAGMNLLAKMTFFAEGCRGQLGKQLIARFDLAANRGKQTYGLGLKEIWQIPKEQHQAGLVVHSIGWPLDNQTYGGGFAYHYGENLVAVGLVVGLNYENPYLSPFDEFQRLKTHPAFSAFLQGGERVSYGARTMVAGGLPALPELSFPGGALIGDDAGFLNAARIKGSHCAVKSGMLAAEALFESFAEDVVDYVEFTRQFQQKFEQSWLYDELYQTRNFKPYMKKGLVMGSLMFGAEQWLLKGRSPWTLKLKLDDHQGLKPASEFQPIHYPKPDGKLSFDKPSSVFLSNTNHAEEQPCHLRLKDNEIPIRVNLSTYASPETRYCPAGVYEIVSEQMQEKLQINAQNCLHCKACDIKDPLQNITWTAPQGGEGPIYQGM; the protein is encoded by the coding sequence ATGACTATCGACAATAGTGCGAATATTTCGACGTCTTGTGCGCGAGAATCCATGGAGTTTGATGTCCTGATTGTCGGTGGTGGGCCCGCAGGATTATCGGCGGCAATTCGCATTAAACAACTCTCGTTACAAACAGACCGGGAGCTCAGCGTTTGCTTAATTGATAAAGGCGCCGAAGTCGGGGCGCATATTTTATCGGGGGCAGTGATCGACCCCCGAGGACTGAATGAGTTATTACCCGACTGGCAGCAAACCGTTTCTGCTTCGCTCACCTCCGTCAGTGAAGATCGTTTTTTATGGCTCAAAGAAAATAAAACCAGCAAGTTGCCATTATCTTTGTTACCTACTTGCCTGAAAAACCAAGGTAATGTGATTGGTAGCCTTGGGCAAGTCAGCGCAGCACTTGCAGCGGAAGCGGAGCAACTCGGTGTCGATATTTTCCCAGGGTTTGCGGCTACCGAAATCCTTTTTGATGATGCAGGACAGGTTATTGGCGTCACCACTGGCGACATGGGGCTAGACAAACAGGGCAACCCAACGGCTTTGTATCAAGCAGGTATGAATCTGTTAGCCAAAATGACTTTCTTTGCGGAAGGATGCCGAGGGCAACTGGGTAAACAGTTAATTGCCCGCTTCGATTTAGCGGCAAACCGCGGTAAACAGACTTATGGACTGGGTCTCAAAGAAATTTGGCAAATTCCCAAAGAGCAACATCAAGCGGGGCTAGTGGTACATTCAATCGGTTGGCCGCTGGATAACCAAACCTATGGGGGCGGATTTGCTTACCACTATGGAGAAAACTTGGTCGCGGTGGGGCTGGTGGTAGGGCTAAATTATGAGAATCCTTATTTATCCCCATTCGATGAATTCCAGCGCTTGAAAACCCATCCTGCCTTCAGTGCTTTTTTGCAAGGGGGGGAGCGCGTGAGTTATGGGGCGCGTACCATGGTGGCGGGGGGCTTACCCGCATTACCAGAGTTAAGCTTCCCTGGCGGTGCATTAATTGGGGATGATGCGGGCTTTTTGAATGCAGCACGTATTAAAGGCAGCCACTGTGCGGTGAAAAGCGGCATGTTAGCGGCAGAGGCTTTATTTGAATCGTTCGCCGAAGATGTCGTCGATTATGTGGAATTTACCCGTCAATTTCAGCAAAAATTCGAACAAAGCTGGTTGTATGACGAGCTTTATCAGACCCGTAATTTCAAGCCGTATATGAAAAAAGGATTAGTTATGGGGTCGTTGATGTTCGGAGCAGAGCAATGGTTATTAAAGGGGCGTAGCCCTTGGACACTGAAGCTCAAACTGGATGACCACCAAGGGCTTAAACCTGCCAGTGAATTTCAGCCGATCCACTACCCAAAACCGGATGGCAAGTTGTCATTTGATAAACCTTCATCGGTGTTTTTATCCAATACAAACCATGCGGAAGAGCAGCCTTGTCACTTACGTTTAAAAGATAATGAAATTCCTATTCGCGTGAATTTATCCACTTATGCTTCACCGGAAACGCGATATTGCCCTGCGGGGGTGTACGAAATAGTGAGTGAGCAGATGCAGGAGAAACTGCAAATAAATGCACAGAACTGCCTGCATTGCAAAGCGTGTGATATTAAAGATCCTCTGCAAAATATTACGTGGACAGCACCTCAAGGGGGAGAAGGACCTATTTATCAAGGTATGTAG
- a CDS encoding electron transfer flavoprotein subunit alpha/FixB family protein, with amino-acid sequence MSQLSVLVVVEHDNQTIKSSTYNSITAAREIIAQGGSLHVLVAGSQVAAVAQSAASILGVEKVITIDAEPLKNVLAESMTSAVVAVAQGYSHIIFPATTFGKNIAPRVAATLGVSQISDIIQVVDAQTFVRPIYAGNALATVQNNGNQVVITVRSSAFSGTTATQSPVVIEPVSVTQLTQLSELTSQSLTQMSRAELSSAKVVISGGRGLSSGENFALLETIADKLGAAVGASRAAVDAGYVPNDYQVGQTGKIVAPDLYIAVGISGAIQHIAGMKESKVIVAINSDPEAPIFQVADYGIVGDLFEILPEFDKALA; translated from the coding sequence ATGAGCCAATTATCCGTTTTAGTCGTTGTTGAGCACGATAACCAAACCATTAAATCTTCAACCTATAACAGCATAACGGCGGCACGCGAAATCATTGCACAGGGCGGAAGCCTGCATGTGCTGGTGGCGGGAAGCCAAGTGGCTGCGGTAGCACAATCCGCGGCATCCATTCTCGGCGTCGAAAAGGTCATAACCATCGATGCAGAACCGCTCAAAAATGTGCTGGCAGAATCAATGACAAGCGCGGTGGTTGCCGTGGCGCAGGGCTATAGCCACATTATCTTCCCAGCGACCACATTTGGTAAAAATATTGCCCCTCGCGTCGCTGCCACGCTGGGTGTTTCTCAGATATCGGATATTATCCAAGTGGTAGATGCACAAACATTTGTTCGCCCAATTTATGCTGGAAATGCATTGGCAACGGTGCAAAACAATGGCAATCAAGTGGTGATCACCGTACGTAGCTCGGCATTTTCAGGGACGACTGCGACTCAATCACCGGTGGTGATAGAACCCGTTTCTGTTACGCAGTTAACTCAACTTTCGGAGCTGACTAGCCAGTCATTAACCCAGATGAGCCGTGCGGAATTAAGCTCTGCCAAAGTGGTGATTTCGGGGGGACGCGGTTTAAGTTCCGGTGAGAATTTTGCTTTACTGGAAACCATTGCCGACAAACTAGGGGCTGCGGTGGGGGCTTCACGTGCGGCAGTGGATGCGGGGTATGTGCCAAATGATTATCAAGTAGGACAAACGGGCAAGATCGTCGCGCCAGATCTGTATATTGCGGTTGGAATCTCGGGTGCTATTCAACATATTGCGGGCATGAAAGAGAGCAAAGTGATCGTCGCAATTAACAGCGATCCTGAAGCACCTATTTTCCAAGTGGCTGACTACGGCATTGTGGGGGATCTGTTTGAGATCTTACCTGAATTCGATAAAGCGCTGGCGTAG
- a CDS encoding electron transfer flavoprotein subunit beta/FixA family protein, whose amino-acid sequence MKILVAVKRVIDHNVKVRVKADGSGVELTNVKMAMNPFDEIAVEEAVRLKEAGKVTEVVAVSIGEATAQDTLRSTMAIGADRAILIQKPTEMALEPLDIARLLQQVVSQEQPDLILLGKQAIDDDCNQTGQMLAALLGCAQATFASHIIVEGEKLQVTREIDGGLETLSMGLPAIVTTDLRLNEPRYATLPNIMKAKKKPLDIIDISTLNFSPLGQVKIVNVTEPKKRSGQCTMLNDAATLVTELQAKEVI is encoded by the coding sequence ATGAAAATTTTAGTCGCAGTAAAACGGGTGATTGACCATAACGTTAAAGTTCGGGTTAAAGCCGATGGCTCGGGAGTGGAGCTGACGAATGTCAAAATGGCGATGAACCCCTTTGATGAGATTGCGGTAGAAGAGGCGGTACGTTTAAAAGAAGCAGGCAAAGTCACTGAAGTGGTGGCGGTCTCCATCGGTGAAGCCACGGCGCAAGATACGCTGCGTAGTACGATGGCAATTGGGGCTGACCGAGCCATTTTGATTCAAAAACCCACCGAGATGGCACTAGAGCCGCTGGATATTGCCCGCCTTTTACAGCAGGTGGTGAGTCAGGAGCAACCGGATTTAATTTTACTCGGCAAGCAAGCCATTGATGATGATTGCAACCAAACTGGGCAGATGCTTGCGGCACTATTGGGTTGTGCGCAAGCCACCTTTGCTTCGCACATTATAGTCGAGGGGGAGAAGCTGCAAGTCACTCGCGAAATCGATGGAGGCTTAGAAACCTTATCTATGGGATTGCCTGCGATTGTGACCACAGACTTGCGCTTAAATGAGCCTCGCTATGCCACATTACCTAACATCATGAAGGCAAAGAAAAAACCATTAGACATCATCGATATTTCTACACTGAATTTTAGCCCATTAGGGCAAGTAAAAATCGTCAACGTGACTGAGCCGAAAAAGCGTTCTGGGCAGTGCACCATGTTGAATGATGCCGCCACGTTAGTGACTGAACTGCAAGCTAAAGAAGTGATTTAA
- a CDS encoding purine-cytosine permease family protein, giving the protein MTVSNDIIGQKQSRQDNVPLIEARSIDYIPESERHGTLSSQFTLWFGANLQITAIVTGALAVVLGGDVFWSLIGLFIGQLLGGAVMALHAVQGPKLGLPQMISSRVQFGVYGAVIPILLVCMMYVGFSASGTVLAGQAVGQLLNVSDWMGIVIFGIVIIGITICGYRIIHILGKVASVVGVIAFFYLFFRLFYMNDVSVLLENRHFSWTNFLLAMSLSASWQIAFGPYVADYSRYLPTKTPTIKAFLAVGSGTVIGTQASMILGVFAAALAGNQFAGHEVSYIVGLGSTGLIAALLYISIFFGKVTITALNAYGSFMSMAAIWCGFRGKHQISRGQRLFFIILMVSFSTALGLAGQHSFLKLFSAFLLFLLAFFTPWSAINLVDYYWVTKGRYDVPQLSNPNGRYGRWNKVGIITYVVGVLIQMPFIATGFYTGPLVDSLGGVDISWIVGLVATSIIYYVAVKIWPMSVAPSLILPETK; this is encoded by the coding sequence ATGACAGTTTCCAACGATATCATCGGGCAAAAGCAGTCTCGCCAAGATAATGTTCCGCTTATCGAAGCACGTTCCATTGACTATATTCCTGAATCTGAGCGACACGGGACGTTGTCGAGCCAATTCACGCTGTGGTTTGGGGCTAACTTGCAAATCACCGCAATCGTCACCGGTGCCCTAGCGGTTGTGTTGGGGGGGGATGTATTTTGGTCGTTGATTGGCTTGTTTATCGGTCAATTATTGGGGGGCGCGGTTATGGCGCTCCATGCAGTACAAGGTCCGAAGCTGGGTCTGCCGCAAATGATCTCCAGCCGCGTGCAATTTGGGGTTTATGGTGCCGTCATCCCGATTTTATTGGTCTGTATGATGTACGTCGGATTTTCTGCTAGTGGGACAGTATTAGCTGGGCAGGCGGTGGGGCAATTACTGAACGTCAGTGATTGGATGGGGATCGTGATTTTCGGGATTGTGATCATCGGTATCACTATCTGCGGTTACCGCATCATCCATATTCTCGGTAAAGTGGCGAGTGTCGTTGGCGTTATCGCCTTCTTCTATCTATTCTTCCGTCTGTTCTATATGAATGATGTTTCGGTGTTATTAGAGAATCGTCATTTCAGCTGGACGAATTTCCTATTAGCTATGTCGCTGTCGGCTTCTTGGCAGATTGCATTTGGTCCTTATGTGGCGGATTACTCCCGTTATTTACCGACCAAAACTCCAACCATCAAAGCATTTTTAGCCGTAGGTTCAGGGACAGTGATTGGGACTCAAGCCTCGATGATCCTAGGGGTGTTTGCGGCAGCGCTTGCTGGCAATCAATTTGCGGGTCATGAAGTTTCCTACATTGTTGGTTTAGGCAGCACGGGCTTAATTGCAGCGCTGCTGTATATCAGTATTTTCTTTGGCAAAGTGACGATTACGGCTTTGAATGCTTACGGTAGCTTTATGTCGATGGCAGCGATTTGGTGTGGTTTCCGTGGTAAGCATCAGATTTCCCGTGGTCAGCGTCTGTTCTTTATTATCCTTATGGTGAGCTTTTCGACGGCGTTAGGTCTGGCAGGGCAACATTCATTCTTAAAACTGTTCTCGGCTTTCTTGCTGTTTTTATTAGCGTTCTTTACGCCATGGAGTGCGATTAACTTAGTGGATTACTACTGGGTGACGAAAGGTCGCTACGATGTCCCGCAATTATCCAATCCGAATGGCCGTTATGGTCGCTGGAACAAAGTGGGGATCATCACCTATGTGGTTGGCGTATTGATCCAAATGCCATTTATTGCCACAGGTTTCTACACCGGACCTCTGGTTGATAGCTTGGGCGGCGTGGATATTTCGTGGATCGTCGGTTTAGTTGCCACCAGTATCATCTACTATGTCGCGGTAAAAATTTGGCCAATGTCAGTGGCGCCAAGCCTGATATTGCCAGAAACCAAATAA
- a CDS encoding acyl-CoA dehydrogenase family protein yields the protein MSFDINETEYAIVEAVEKVCRDILQANAQRYDEEEIFCAESLTALGEMGCWGINLPEQYGGFGIGSIAMSMIVEAVAAACASTSSALTAHFLATDSILIGGTEEQKNYWLPKAASGELLGAFGLTEPAAGSNPADMRTTATRENGGWRIRGNKHYITNAKEADFIVLYAKTDVEAGARGISAFMIPKGTEGVAFSHPEKTMGLRGSTIYELALNCWLPESALLGEEGKGFHTAMEVLDKGRVEVAATSLGIARAAMESTLGWVKERQIGKKPLAAYQGTQWKIADMHTQLEAARMLTWNAAELRDSGQRFSLQSATAKLFAAECAGFVTDAALQLHGGYGYIRDLPLERYVRDARILRIFEGTSEIQKIIISRAVLDA from the coding sequence ATGAGTTTTGATATTAATGAAACCGAATACGCCATTGTAGAGGCCGTTGAAAAAGTGTGTCGCGATATTCTGCAAGCGAACGCTCAACGTTATGACGAAGAAGAAATTTTCTGTGCGGAAAGCTTAACCGCACTGGGTGAAATGGGCTGCTGGGGAATCAACTTACCGGAGCAATACGGTGGTTTTGGCATTGGCAGTATTGCCATGAGCATGATTGTTGAAGCAGTGGCGGCTGCCTGCGCCTCGACATCATCCGCATTGACCGCCCATTTCTTAGCGACTGATTCTATCCTGATTGGCGGAACAGAAGAGCAAAAAAATTATTGGTTACCAAAAGCCGCAAGCGGTGAATTACTGGGTGCGTTTGGATTAACAGAGCCCGCCGCAGGTTCAAACCCCGCGGATATGCGCACGACAGCAACCCGTGAAAATGGCGGTTGGCGCATTCGCGGTAACAAACACTATATTACCAATGCCAAAGAAGCGGATTTTATTGTGCTGTACGCCAAAACAGATGTTGAAGCAGGTGCTCGTGGCATTAGCGCGTTTATGATCCCGAAAGGAACAGAAGGCGTGGCATTTTCTCACCCAGAAAAAACCATGGGGCTGCGTGGTAGCACTATCTATGAATTAGCACTCAACTGCTGGTTACCTGAATCGGCATTGCTGGGAGAAGAGGGCAAAGGGTTCCATACGGCGATGGAAGTGCTGGATAAAGGTCGTGTGGAAGTGGCGGCAACGTCATTGGGGATCGCTCGTGCAGCCATGGAAAGCACATTAGGCTGGGTGAAAGAGCGTCAAATTGGTAAGAAGCCGCTGGCGGCCTATCAAGGGACTCAATGGAAAATCGCCGATATGCATACACAGCTGGAAGCGGCACGAATGCTGACATGGAACGCGGCGGAGCTGCGAGATTCTGGGCAGCGCTTTAGTTTGCAATCTGCCACCGCAAAACTATTTGCGGCGGAATGCGCAGGTTTTGTGACGGATGCCGCGCTGCAACTGCATGGGGGGTATGGTTATATTCGCGATCTACCCCTAGAGCGCTATGTACGAGATGCTCGTATTTTGCGTATCTTTGAAGGGACGTCAGAAATTCAAAAAATCATTATTTCGCGCGCCGTTCTCGACGCTTAA
- a CDS encoding CaiB/BaiF CoA transferase family protein, whose translation MNAAMTQKPHGPLAGIKVIDLSRVLAGPYCTGMMADLGAEVIKIEVPDHGDDSRHLGPFIDGESVYYGLINRGKRSIELDLKDDGDRQILFQLIKESDVVVENFRPGVTKRLGIDFDSVKQLNPNIIYASISGFGQNSPLASYPAYDIVAQAMSGLMSVTGSPESGPTRSGESIGDVCAGVFASWAISSALFARERHGEGAQYLDVAMVDVLLSMQLTGLSNLFANGKAPSLVGNRHPVSTPFDTYQAKDGLVVIAIASEKLFQRFCECMGKPELSQDARYLSDPVRTINQAALRQEIESWTGTKRVEEVCDLLLNAGVPASPIHNLQQATQSEHAEVRQVLTHLNDGGTPLISQPVFFNGVKPKVTQRAPALGEGNERYKSAATTITTTIKSAETMQ comes from the coding sequence ATGAATGCGGCAATGACTCAAAAACCACACGGACCGCTAGCTGGGATCAAAGTGATTGATTTAAGCCGTGTGCTCGCAGGGCCTTACTGCACGGGCATGATGGCAGACTTGGGCGCAGAAGTGATCAAAATCGAAGTGCCTGATCATGGTGATGATAGCCGTCATCTTGGTCCTTTTATTGACGGTGAAAGTGTTTATTACGGGCTGATCAATCGCGGAAAACGCAGCATTGAGTTAGATCTTAAAGACGATGGCGATCGTCAGATTTTATTTCAATTGATCAAAGAGAGTGATGTGGTGGTGGAAAACTTCCGCCCCGGCGTCACCAAGCGTCTTGGGATCGATTTCGACAGCGTTAAACAGCTTAATCCCAACATTATCTACGCCAGCATTTCAGGATTTGGGCAAAACAGCCCCCTTGCGAGCTACCCAGCTTATGACATTGTGGCACAGGCTATGTCTGGGTTGATGAGCGTGACAGGTTCCCCTGAGTCGGGTCCTACGCGCAGCGGTGAATCCATCGGGGATGTCTGTGCGGGCGTATTTGCCTCATGGGCGATTAGCAGCGCACTGTTTGCTCGCGAACGTCATGGTGAAGGTGCGCAATATTTGGATGTTGCCATGGTGGATGTGCTGCTCAGTATGCAGCTTACTGGACTATCTAATTTATTTGCCAATGGCAAGGCGCCAAGTTTAGTGGGTAATCGCCATCCTGTTTCAACGCCATTTGATACTTACCAAGCAAAAGATGGTTTGGTGGTGATTGCGATTGCCAGTGAAAAACTGTTCCAACGTTTCTGTGAATGTATGGGGAAACCGGAGTTATCCCAAGATGCGCGTTACTTGAGCGATCCAGTTCGTACGATCAATCAAGCGGCGCTACGTCAAGAAATTGAAAGCTGGACAGGAACAAAGCGTGTCGAGGAAGTGTGTGACTTATTGCTGAATGCCGGGGTTCCAGCCTCACCGATTCACAATTTACAGCAAGCAACGCAAAGCGAGCATGCCGAAGTTCGTCAGGTATTAACCCACTTAAATGATGGCGGTACCCCTCTGATTTCTCAGCCGGTTTTCTTTAATGGTGTGAAACCGAAAGTCACCCAAAGAGCCCCTGCTCTTGGGGAAGGCAATGAACGCTATAAATCGGCAGCTACTACCATAACCACAACAATAAAAAGCGCGGAGACGATGCAATGA
- the hutU gene encoding urocanate hydratase, with protein MLNRTDSTRVIRAPHGSQKSCKSWLTEAVYRMIQNNLDPDVAEHPQSLVVYGGIGRAARDWECYDKILDVLKTLEDDQTLLVQSGKPVGVFPTHVDAPRVLIANSNIVPHWANWDHFNELDRKGLMMYGQMTAGSWIYIGSQGIVQGTYETFVSLAKQHFNGNPAGRWILTGGLGGMGGAQPLAATMAGFSMIAVECDESRIDFRLRTRYVDKKATSLDEALGYIEEAKASGKPVSVGLLGNAADVYSELVKRNITPDSVTDQTSAHDPVHGYLPQGWTLAQWRDKQQTAPAEVTKAAKKSMAVQVDAMLQMQKRGSAAFDYGNNIRQMAKDEGVNNAFDFPGFVPAYIRPLFCEGIGPFRWVALSGDPEDIYKTDQKVKELIPDDKHLHNWLDMARERIVFQGLPARICWVGLKDRERLGRAFNEMVKNGELKGPIVIGRDHLDSGSVASPHRETESMKDGSDAVSDWPLLNALLNTAGGATWVSLHHGGGVGMGFSQHAGVVIVCDGTDAADKRLARVLHNDPATGVMRHADAGYDIAINCAKQQGLNLPMVK; from the coding sequence ATGTTAAACCGTACAGATTCAACGCGCGTGATCCGTGCCCCGCACGGTAGCCAAAAGAGCTGCAAAAGCTGGCTGACTGAAGCCGTCTACCGCATGATCCAAAATAACTTAGATCCAGATGTTGCTGAGCATCCGCAAAGCTTGGTGGTGTATGGTGGCATTGGACGTGCAGCCCGTGACTGGGAATGTTACGACAAGATTTTAGATGTCTTAAAAACCCTCGAAGACGATCAAACATTGCTGGTGCAATCCGGTAAACCAGTCGGAGTGTTCCCAACTCATGTAGACGCGCCACGCGTTTTAATTGCTAACTCAAACATTGTTCCTCATTGGGCGAATTGGGATCATTTCAACGAATTAGATCGCAAAGGCTTGATGATGTACGGGCAGATGACTGCCGGCTCATGGATCTACATCGGTTCACAAGGGATTGTACAAGGTACCTATGAAACCTTCGTTTCACTGGCAAAACAGCATTTTAACGGCAACCCAGCAGGGCGTTGGATCCTAACTGGCGGATTAGGCGGTATGGGGGGCGCACAGCCTTTAGCGGCCACCATGGCTGGCTTTAGCATGATTGCGGTTGAGTGCGATGAAAGCCGTATCGATTTCCGTTTAAGAACCCGTTACGTAGACAAAAAAGCGACTTCGCTAGATGAAGCGTTGGGCTATATCGAAGAAGCCAAAGCGAGCGGTAAGCCAGTCTCCGTGGGTTTATTAGGCAATGCGGCGGATGTATATAGCGAGTTAGTCAAACGCAATATCACGCCGGATTCAGTCACCGACCAAACTAGCGCCCATGACCCTGTACACGGTTATTTGCCACAAGGTTGGACATTAGCCCAGTGGCGTGACAAGCAACAAACTGCGCCAGCTGAAGTGACGAAAGCCGCGAAGAAAAGCATGGCAGTGCAGGTGGATGCCATGCTGCAAATGCAAAAACGTGGCTCGGCAGCGTTTGACTACGGCAACAATATTCGCCAGATGGCCAAAGATGAAGGCGTGAATAATGCCTTTGATTTCCCAGGATTTGTGCCTGCGTATATTCGTCCGCTGTTCTGCGAAGGGATTGGTCCATTCCGTTGGGTGGCACTGTCGGGTGACCCAGAAGATATCTACAAAACCGACCAAAAAGTCAAAGAGCTGATCCCTGATGATAAACACCTTCATAACTGGCTGGATATGGCGCGCGAGCGTATTGTATTCCAAGGTTTACCGGCGCGTATTTGCTGGGTGGGACTGAAAGACAGGGAAAGATTGGGGCGCGCGTTTAACGAGATGGTGAAAAATGGGGAGCTAAAAGGCCCTATCGTGATTGGGCGTGACCATCTTGATTCTGGCTCAGTTGCCAGCCCGCATCGTGAAACAGAATCCATGAAAGATGGTTCTGATGCCGTCTCTGACTGGCCATTACTTAATGCGCTGTTGAACACCGCAGGCGGGGCGACGTGGGTGAGCTTGCATCACGGCGGCGGCGTTGGAATGGGCTTCTCGCAACACGCTGGCGTGGTGATTGTGTGTGATGGTACCGATGCCGCAGACAAACGTCTTGCTCGTGTGCTGCACAACGACCCTGCAACTGGCGTCATGCGCCATGCGGATGCCGGTTATGACATCGCCATTAACTGTGCGAAGCAGCAAGGTCTTAACTTGCCAATGGTCAAGTAA
- the livF gene encoding high-affinity branched-chain amino acid ABC transporter ATP-binding protein LivF → MLEFKQVSTHYGKIQALHDVSLNIQKGEIVTLIGANGAGKTTLLSTLCGDPRASSGQVLYRGADITQLPTPQIMRKDIALVPEGRRVFSRMTVEENLAMGGFFADRHQYLERIERVYSLFPRLHERRSQRSGTMSGGEQQMLAIGRALMSQPELLLLDEPSLGLAPIIIMQIFDTILQLREEGMTIFLVEQNANQALKLADRGYVLENGHIVLEDTGKALLANEAVRSAYLGG, encoded by the coding sequence ATGTTGGAATTTAAACAAGTTTCCACCCATTATGGGAAAATACAGGCGCTGCATGATGTCAGCTTAAATATTCAAAAAGGTGAGATTGTCACGCTGATTGGTGCCAATGGTGCAGGAAAAACCACGTTACTCAGTACGTTATGTGGCGACCCTCGCGCCTCCTCAGGTCAGGTGCTTTATCGCGGAGCGGATATTACTCAGTTACCGACACCACAAATTATGCGCAAAGACATTGCGCTAGTGCCGGAAGGTCGGCGGGTATTTTCTCGTATGACCGTTGAGGAAAATCTAGCGATGGGTGGTTTTTTTGCGGATCGCCACCAATATCTCGAGCGTATTGAACGGGTTTATTCGTTATTTCCACGGTTGCATGAACGTCGTAGCCAGCGCTCAGGAACCATGTCCGGTGGAGAGCAGCAGATGCTTGCCATTGGGCGGGCGCTGATGAGTCAGCCTGAATTACTGTTATTGGATGAACCTTCATTGGGGCTGGCGCCAATTATCATTATGCAAATATTTGACACCATTTTGCAGCTACGGGAAGAGGGGATGACCATCTTTTTGGTGGAGCAAAATGCCAACCAAGCACTGAAACTCGCTGACCGTGGGTATGTGCTAGAAAATGGGCATATTGTTTTGGAAGATACCGGAAAAGCCTTACTGGCGAATGAAGCGGTACGCAGCGCTTATTTAGGCGGATAG